The following coding sequences lie in one Salvelinus fontinalis isolate EN_2023a chromosome 21, ASM2944872v1, whole genome shotgun sequence genomic window:
- the LOC129818084 gene encoding E3 ubiquitin-protein ligase RNF170-like, with the protein MDGNNVYGEVDYLLPVEDSLIEGVSNPVLFVVVLSVTFLCGLVTLLCRNEQQNIHPENQEHVRAVRQQLQSDSQEGEPTEPRQQFYTDMSCPVCLQQAVLPVETNCGHLFCGSCIIAYWRYGTWLGAINCPICRQMVTLLFPLFHEHAAPQPVQDGTVEPLLILRDLQDYNRRFSGQPRSLMDRLRDVPTLLRHLFREMFSVGGLFWMFRIRILLCLIGALTYLISPLDFVPEALFGLLGFLDDFFIILLLFIYISIMYREVVTQRLAGG; encoded by the exons ATGGATGGAAACAATGTATATGGGGAGGTGGACTATttgctgccagttgaagactcaCTCATAGAAGGAGTCAGCAACCCTGTCTTGTTTGTGGTCGTtctcagtgtcacgttcctgtgTGGACTGGTGACTCTGCTCTGCAG AAACGAGCAGCAGAACATCCACCCGGAGAACCAGGAACATGTCCGAGCCGTTCGACAGCAGCTGCAGTCTGACTCGCAG GAAGGGGAACCAACAGAGCCCAGGCAGCAGTTCTATACAGACATGTCCTGCCCTGTGTGTCTGCAGCAGGCCGTGCTGCCAGTGGAAACCAACTGTGGACATCTCTTCTGTG GTTCTTGTATAATTGCATATTGGCGATATGGGACATGGCTTGGTGCAATCAATTGTCCCATCTGCAGACAAATG GTGACCCTGCTGTTCCCTCTCTTCCATGAGCACGCCGCCCCTCAGCCGGTACAGGATGGAACGGTTGAACCGCTCCTCATCCTCCGCGATCTCCAAGACTACAACCGCAGGTTCTCAGGACAACCCAGATCC CTGATGGACCGGCTGCGTGACGTCCCCACGTTGCTGCGCCACCTCTTCAGGGAGATGTTCTCCGTCGGCGGCCTGTTCTGGATGTTTCGGATCCGTATCCTGCTGTGTCTGATCGGGGCTCTCACCTACCTGATCTCCCCACTGGACTTCGTCCCTGAGGCTCTGTTCGGTCTGCTAGGCTTCCTGGACGACTTCTTCATCATCCTGCTCCTCTTCATCTATATCTCGATCATGTATCGAGAGGTGGTGACCCAGAGACTGGCAGGGGGATGA